The genomic segment ACCAACCGTTTGGTTTCTTTTTGCGACTAGGGATCATATGAGGCAGTAATAAACCGAACAATAGACCAATACCTGCAACACCGCCACCGTACATAAAGTATTTAAGCAGTAAATCTTCTTTTTGCGTATCTAGTTTTGCGCGTAACTCACGAACTTCAGATTGAGAGCTAACTAGTTGATTATTTACATCGCTATAGCTCTGTTCTAAATCTTGCATTTGTTGATTACGTTGAGTCAAACTATCAGCTAAGCCTGCTTTCTCATCATTTGCTGCTTTACGAGCATTAGCCAGTTGTGTTTTTACTGACGTAAGTTCAGCTTCAACTTTAGGTAAGCGCTCACCAAGACCTGATTGACGAGAAACAAATTTAGTTTCAACCCAACCTTTGCGGCCTTTAGAATCAATAATCTGTGTGAATCCAGACCCTTTATTTACTGATAGTTGACTAATGCGATCGCCCGCGTTGACACTACCAATAATTTTATATTGGTTACTAGGGCCTGAGTGCATATAAGTAAATAGGTTATCTGATATATAACGAGTTTGAGCTTGTGCTGGTGTAGCAATAGCCCAAGCCAGTAGAATTAGACTAATAAAATGCTTCACAATACTATTCCTTTGAAAATTGGTCTTGAATCGTCTAGCGTCGATTTGATTGAGAGCGCTTTATCATCGATTCGAATTAAGTTATAGATACTAAAAATATTTGGGCTTAGATGCAAGAAAAGAGGAGATTTTACTCTCCTCTTTGTGCAATTGTTTCAAAATTGAGTAGCTTATGCGCTAACGCCTACACCAAATATGGCTTGCATCATGTAATAGAATATAACCGCTAATAATGCACCAGCAGGAAGAGTAACAACCCAAGATGCCACGATATTACGTACCACACCTAAGTTTAATGCTCCAATACCACGCGCAAAGCCTACACCTAAAACAGCACCAACAAGAGTTTGTGTCGTTGAGATAGGTAGACCAGTACCTGATGCTAATACTACAGTAGAAGCTGTCGCTAACTGAGCTGCAAAACCACGACTAGGTGTTAGTTCAGTAATACCAGTACCTACTGTTGCCATTACTTTATGGCCTAATGTTGCAAGACCAACCACGATACCAATACCACCTAGAGGAAGGATCCACCAAGCGATAGATGTTTTTGAAGCGATTTCACCTAAATTTTCAACAGTTGAAACAACAGCTGACAATGGACCAATCGCATTAGCAACATCATTAGAGCCATGAGCAAATGCCATTGCACACGCGGTAATTACCATTAATGTACTGAAGATGCTTTCTACACCAGTAAAGCCACGGCTGTCTTTTTCATCATTTACAGTATTTGCAAATTTACGAGAAATATAAACATAGCCACCTACCATTACTAATGCAGAGAACGCAACAGAAGCAACCCATGCTTCGCCATTAGATAGATGAAGACCAACGTGCTTTAGACCTTTTTTGATAGTAACAAGTGCAATAACCATAGTGGTGATGAACATGTACACAGGAACAAAACGTTTCGCATTCATTAATGGCTTATCAGTATCAAATATCAGTCGTTGAGCACTGATAAAGATCATATAGGCGAAAATACCAGAGATAAGAGGTGTAATTAACCAACTACCAACGATACCTTGAACAGAAGCCCAATCAACAGCTTCGGTACCTACTGCAACACACGCAAAACCGATGATAGCACCGATGATAGAGTGGGTTGTTGATACTGGCCAGCCCATGTAAGAAGCAAGTAGTAACCACGTACCCGCAGCAAGAAGCGCTGACATCATGCCATAAACTAAAACTTCAGGTTGGTGAGCGAAAAGAGAGGTGTCGATAACCCCTTTCCTAATTGTATCTGTAACTTCACCACCAGCAAGGTATGCCCCTGCAAATTCGAAGATCATAGCAATGATGATCGCTTGTTTTACTGTTAGTGCTTTAGACCCTACAGAGGTGCCCATTGCATTGGCGACATCATTTGCACCAATACCAATAGCCATAAGGAAGCCGAAGAAGGCTGCAACTAAAATAAGGGTCGTGCCGTAGTTAGCAAGAATATCCATTGTATTACCTGTTACTGAATCACAAACTTATGAGCGAGATAGCATCAGTTCTAAACGAGAACCAACACGCTGTGCTTGGTCGGCAATGCCACCAACCCACTCAAGAATTTTATAAAGGAACATAACATCGATCGGATTGTATTTGTGCTCGATGCTCATGAGTTGCTGGCGCAGTTGAATTTGCAATTCGTCAGTATCATCTTCAATGATATCTAGCTTATTGATCATCTCTGCTACCAAGGTGACTTCGCGTCCTTTAAAGCCAGTTTCTAATAGCTCATCCAATTCGCTGATTACTTCTTGCGCTTGACTAGCCGCATCTAAACAACGTTGAACATAA from the Aliivibrio wodanis genome contains:
- a CDS encoding membrane protein translates to MKHFISLILLAWAIATPAQAQTRYISDNLFTYMHSGPSNQYKIIGSVNAGDRISQLSVNKGSGFTQIIDSKGRKGWVETKFVSRQSGLGERLPKVEAELTSVKTQLANARKAANDEKAGLADSLTQRNQQMQDLEQSYSDVNNQLVSSQSEVRELRAKLDTQKEDLLLKYFMYGGGVAGIGLLFGLLLPHMIPSRKKKPNGWS
- a CDS encoding putative phosphate transporter, which encodes MDILANYGTTLILVAAFFGFLMAIGIGANDVANAMGTSVGSKALTVKQAIIIAMIFEFAGAYLAGGEVTDTIRKGVIDTSLFAHQPEVLVYGMMSALLAAGTWLLLASYMGWPVSTTHSIIGAIIGFACVAVGTEAVDWASVQGIVGSWLITPLISGIFAYMIFISAQRLIFDTDKPLMNAKRFVPVYMFITTMVIALVTIKKGLKHVGLHLSNGEAWVASVAFSALVMVGGYVYISRKFANTVNDEKDSRGFTGVESIFSTLMVITACAMAFAHGSNDVANAIGPLSAVVSTVENLGEIASKTSIAWWILPLGGIGIVVGLATLGHKVMATVGTGITELTPSRGFAAQLATASTVVLASGTGLPISTTQTLVGAVLGVGFARGIGALNLGVVRNIVASWVVTLPAGALLAVIFYYMMQAIFGVGVSA